Within Epilithonimonas zeae, the genomic segment TATTACACGCCTGCAGAAAGTGATAGCCGCATGTTTGGTGGCAACAGTAACTGGCGCGGACCAATTTGGTTTCCGATTAATTTCCTGATTGTAGAAAGTCTGCAACGTTTTCATTTCTTTTTTGGCGATGCTTTGACGATTGAATATCCAAAAGGAAGTGGTGTTCAGAAGAATCTGGAAGAAGTTTCAAAAGATATCAGCGACAGACTTTGTAATATTTTTCTGAAAGACGAAAACGGAAACAGAGCCTTCAATGGTGGTGTAGAGAAATTTAACCAAGACCCGCATTTCAAAGATTATATTATGTTCTTCGAATATTTCCACGGTGACAATGGTCGCGGTGTCGGCGCTTCCCATCAAACCGGATGGACTTCTACGGTGGCGAAGTTGATTCAGCCGAGACTTTCTAGTCGATAAAATAAAAACCTTATCAAAATCGGATAAGGTTTTTTCATTTATTCTACAACTTGTCCATTGACGCTGACTTCATAAGTGATTTCAACATTTGGCTCAAGCGTTTTTGAAACAGAACAATATTTTTCAAAAGATAATTCTGCTGCTTTTTTTGCTTTTTTTGGATCGATTTCACCTTCTAGGAAAAATTTCACTTTGATAGATTTGAAAGGCTTTGCTTCATCTACCTGAACTCTTTCGCCTTCTACTTCCGCTTTGAAATCTGTAATCGTCTGACGTTGTTTTTTCAAAATCGAAACCACATCTATTCCGCTACAACCGGCAACCGCCATCAAAACAGATTGCATTGGAGAAACTCCTTTTGCATTTGGTAAAGTCGTATTGTCTAATAAAATAGAATTTCCTTGTTCGTTGGAACATTCAAACAAAAAATCATCATTGATTCTATTAAGTGTAATTTTCATTATGTTAAATTAAAATCAAAATTACAAAATCATAAAACAGCATCGGTTAATTTCATTCGCTATTTTAATATATTTGACAAAACTTTTAATCCTATAAAATGAGAGCTTTCTTATTGATAATTGCTTTATTGAGTAGCAATGTCGCTTTTTCACAATCCGAAGCAACCAAAACATCAACATTAGCAGATTCCAAAGCAGAATTTCCTGGCGGACAAGAAGCCTTCCGAAAAGAATTTATGAAAATGGTTCACGCTTATGTTGATATTACGGCTTACGCTGTGAACGGAAAATTTTCTTTTATCATTACGATTGACGAAAAAGGGAAAATGAGCGAGATGAAAATCTATCCAAAAGTCAGAAACGATGAAGAATTCAAACAGGATATGAATTTTGCGATGAAACGTATTAAGAAAAAATGGAAACCCGCAATCACAAATGGCGTTCCTGTAAGCTCTAATATTATTTTTGATATCAATTTCACCTCAGAACATTCTGATGAGGAATTTTAATTTTTTGACATCAATAGAATTAATCTGTTTATATTATTGACTGCCATTCTGTCACAATATTTTGTATCTTTGCAGACTTAAACAGTTCAAAGTTTTAGGTTCAAAGCTCATTTAGCATTGGATTTTAAATACTGAGCTTTAAATATATATGTAGTGCAGGAAAAATATATAGACGAGACCAAACAAGGAGAAGCCTTCGCCATAGCAGAAAGACCAGAAAATGGTAAAAAACTGTTTTTGGAAAGTTATGGTTGCCAGATGAATTTCTCTGATTCCGAGATTGTTGCATCCATTCTCAACGAGCAAGGTTATAACACGACTCTGAAACAGGAAGAGGCAGATTTGATTTTGCTTAACACTTGTTCTATCCGTGAGAAAGCAGAGCAGACGGTTCGTATGCGTCTCGCTCAATTCAAAAATCTTAAAAAAGAAAAACCCAATCTTACTGTTGGTGTTCTTGGCTGTATGGCTGAGCGACTGAAAACCAAATTCTTAGAAGAAGAACAATTGGTTGACTTGGTTGTTGGACCGGATGCTTACAGAGATCTTCCAAATCTTTTGAAAGAAACCGATGACGGAAGAGACGCCATCAACGTAATTCTTTCAAAAGAAGAAACTTACGCAGACATCAACCCTGTTCGTCTTGGCGGAAATGGTGTTACAGC encodes:
- a CDS encoding OsmC family protein; this encodes MKITLNRINDDFLFECSNEQGNSILLDNTTLPNAKGVSPMQSVLMAVAGCSGIDVVSILKKQRQTITDFKAEVEGERVQVDEAKPFKSIKVKFFLEGEIDPKKAKKAAELSFEKYCSVSKTLEPNVEITYEVSVNGQVVE
- a CDS encoding energy transducer TonB produces the protein MRAFLLIIALLSSNVAFSQSEATKTSTLADSKAEFPGGQEAFRKEFMKMVHAYVDITAYAVNGKFSFIITIDEKGKMSEMKIYPKVRNDEEFKQDMNFAMKRIKKKWKPAITNGVPVSSNIIFDINFTSEHSDEEF